Proteins encoded together in one Bombiscardovia nodaiensis window:
- a CDS encoding hemolysin III, with the protein MAQDLSHEDPQVAALREQRRQELLAARQQAQLTREDHLKAKAAAVRAKGQAKAAKIIEKSETKAAIIEGIPDDEIEHKVRLDVHGRPKPLMRGWIHAIAAPLALASGIVLICISPGAGLKWACAVFMVCSLALFGNSALYHLGDWSPRVTDILRRLDHVNIFLLIAGTYTPVAFALDSFWRKVILIGIWSCTLVVMFIHVVWISAPRWLYTSVYVVFGVAGVAFLDLFWHSPAAGPAVVWLLIAGGICYIAGAVVYALRKPDPWPRIFGFHEIFHCGTVAGYACHVVAIYLVVCQLM; encoded by the coding sequence ATGGCGCAAGACTTATCACACGAGGATCCGCAGGTGGCTGCCCTGCGCGAGCAACGCCGACAGGAGCTCTTGGCTGCCCGCCAGCAGGCCCAATTGACCCGTGAAGACCACTTGAAGGCGAAGGCAGCGGCTGTGCGAGCAAAAGGGCAGGCTAAGGCCGCAAAAATCATTGAAAAGTCCGAAACTAAAGCCGCCATCATTGAGGGTATTCCCGACGACGAGATAGAGCACAAGGTGCGCTTGGACGTGCACGGCAGGCCCAAACCACTCATGCGTGGATGGATTCACGCTATCGCCGCCCCACTCGCCCTAGCCTCGGGTATTGTGCTGATCTGCATCAGCCCCGGCGCAGGTTTGAAATGGGCGTGCGCCGTCTTTATGGTCTGCTCGCTGGCGCTCTTCGGCAACTCAGCCCTCTATCACTTGGGCGACTGGTCACCCCGGGTTACCGACATCTTGCGTCGCCTGGACCATGTCAACATTTTCTTACTCATAGCCGGCACCTACACGCCGGTCGCCTTCGCCCTGGACAGCTTCTGGCGCAAGGTCATCCTCATCGGCATTTGGAGCTGCACCCTGGTGGTGATGTTCATCCATGTCGTCTGGATTTCAGCACCCCGCTGGCTCTACACTTCGGTTTATGTCGTCTTCGGTGTCGCCGGAGTCGCCTTTCTAGACCTCTTCTGGCACTCGCCAGCGGCGGGCCCTGCGGTGGTCTGGCTGCTCATTGCTGGCGGCATCTGCTATATCGCAGGAGCCGTAGTCTATGCCCTGCGCAAACCAGACCCCTGGCCCCGCATATTCGGATTCCACGAGATTTTCCACTGCGGCACCGTAGCTGGCTACGCCTGCCATGTGGTGGCCATCTACCTGGTCGTCTGTCAACTCATGTGA
- the fkbP_1 gene encoding peptidyl-prolyl cis-trans isomerase, with protein sequence MTQESALKANAAFGAYPTLEFQGPAFRGLHVEELVEGDGPLVRKGDTVTVNYHGLVWGSDKPFDSSFDRHQPASFAIGVGQVIQGWDRSLPGHNVGSRLLLSIPPEYGYGSRGVPQAGIGGDDTLVFVVDIVSTR encoded by the coding sequence ATGACGCAAGAGTCTGCTCTCAAGGCGAATGCCGCCTTTGGTGCTTATCCGACCCTTGAATTTCAGGGTCCGGCTTTCCGCGGGTTGCACGTGGAGGAGCTGGTGGAAGGTGATGGCCCACTGGTGCGTAAGGGTGACACGGTCACGGTGAACTACCATGGCCTCGTCTGGGGATCAGACAAGCCCTTTGACTCATCCTTCGACCGTCACCAGCCGGCCAGCTTTGCCATTGGTGTGGGCCAGGTCATTCAGGGTTGGGATCGCAGTCTGCCGGGCCACAATGTGGGCTCCCGGCTCCTGCTGTCTATCCCGCCAGAGTACGGCTATGGCTCGCGCGGTGTACCTCAAGCAGGAATAGGTGGAGATGATACGCTAGTTTTCGTGGTGGACATTGTCTCGACCCGGTGA
- a CDS encoding hypothetical protein (frameshifted, insertion/deletion at around 987819): MADKQAQVLDGVLAPYLETLKADPAFARLAGGQEEDFAPDGTLSVQAPAGIRPALGAALASIKPLVMVVPSQRDAEEMVASLRSWYPGDPSSIALLQAWETLPHERLSPRADTVASRMAVFRRLVHPKAGDPLFGPIQLLVMPVRSLIQPIVQGLAEVEPLVFAGGEDLPLEQAVERLQTASYTRTDLVMDRGEYAVRGGILDVFVPTAAHPVRIEYFGDTIDSIRAFHASDQRTYGEDIDQAWATPCRELELNEQVRTRAAKLVGHIANADDMLESIAQGIPVEGMESLLPALVDHLSPVETLLPQKASVLLSDPELLRRSAEDLAKTANEFLAASWHVAASGHGSGAPISFDQASFLDYDSAVESLTQGQRDVYKLTDLSVDPSLQGQEALGAQTPEEFRGDENRARAGISGLIEAGSEVLVTAAAQGTLSRLRRALEASGTVGITYIQSLATDGFVDPKAGLALLTERDLTGHSSAVAGPKATKRRRKAIDLSELKAGDFVVHESHGIGRFLGMRQRQVGLKASKGTREYLVIEYAPPSAGLRPTSFSCPPTSWTR, encoded by the coding sequence ATGGCAGATAAGCAGGCACAAGTTCTCGATGGTGTCCTGGCTCCCTATCTTGAGACGCTCAAGGCTGACCCGGCTTTTGCCCGGTTGGCGGGCGGTCAGGAGGAGGATTTTGCGCCCGACGGCACGCTGAGCGTGCAGGCTCCAGCGGGTATCCGTCCTGCTCTTGGTGCCGCTCTGGCCAGTATAAAGCCTTTAGTTATGGTGGTGCCCTCCCAGCGGGATGCCGAAGAGATGGTAGCCTCCCTGCGTTCTTGGTACCCGGGCGACCCCTCGAGCATTGCCCTCCTGCAGGCCTGGGAGACCCTGCCCCACGAGCGACTCTCGCCCCGGGCCGACACAGTGGCCTCCCGAATGGCGGTCTTCCGTCGTCTGGTTCACCCCAAGGCGGGCGACCCGCTCTTCGGGCCTATCCAGCTCCTGGTCATGCCGGTGCGCTCGCTCATCCAGCCCATTGTCCAAGGTCTGGCAGAGGTGGAGCCACTCGTTTTTGCTGGCGGCGAAGACCTGCCCCTGGAGCAGGCGGTTGAACGTTTGCAAACCGCTTCATACACGCGCACTGACCTGGTCATGGACCGGGGCGAGTACGCTGTGCGCGGCGGTATTCTCGACGTGTTTGTGCCTACGGCCGCCCACCCGGTGCGCATTGAGTACTTCGGCGATACGATTGACTCTATTCGCGCCTTCCACGCCTCCGACCAGCGCACCTATGGCGAAGACATCGACCAGGCCTGGGCCACTCCCTGCCGGGAGTTGGAGCTCAACGAGCAGGTGCGCACGAGGGCGGCAAAGCTGGTGGGGCACATTGCCAACGCCGATGACATGCTGGAGTCCATCGCCCAGGGCATACCGGTAGAGGGTATGGAATCCCTGCTGCCAGCGCTGGTAGACCACCTGAGCCCGGTGGAGACCCTCCTGCCCCAGAAGGCGAGCGTCCTCCTGAGTGACCCCGAGCTCCTGCGCCGGTCGGCAGAAGATTTAGCCAAGACAGCTAATGAATTCCTGGCCGCCTCCTGGCATGTGGCCGCCTCCGGGCACGGTTCGGGCGCGCCGATTTCCTTTGACCAGGCTTCGTTCTTAGACTACGACAGCGCTGTCGAATCCCTGACCCAGGGCCAGCGCGATGTCTACAAGCTCACCGACTTGAGTGTTGATCCTTCGCTTCAGGGGCAGGAGGCCTTGGGGGCCCAGACCCCAGAAGAGTTTCGCGGCGACGAAAACCGGGCTAGAGCCGGGATAAGCGGGCTCATCGAGGCAGGCAGCGAAGTGCTGGTGACGGCGGCAGCCCAGGGTACCTTGAGCCGCTTGCGCCGGGCTCTGGAAGCCAGCGGAACCGTAGGGATAACGTACATCCAATCCCTGGCCACCGACGGATTCGTGGATCCCAAGGCCGGGCTGGCCCTCTTAACTGAGCGCGATTTGACCGGCCACTCCAGCGCGGTAGCTGGGCCCAAGGCTACCAAGCGCAGGCGCAAGGCCATTGACCTCTCTGAACTCAAGGCTGGCGACTTTGTGGTGCACGAAAGCCACGGTATCGGTCGCTTCCTTGGTATGCGTCAGCGGCAGGTGGGTCTGAAGGCCAGCAAGGGTACGCGCGAGTATCTGGTCATCGAATACGCCCCTCCAAGCGCGGGGCTCCGGCCGACAAGCTTTTCGTGCCCGCCGACCAGCTGGACCAGGTGA
- the eno gene encoding enolase, with amino-acid sequence MAAIESVYAREILDSRGNPTVEVILQTEDGAEGRGLVPSGASTGEAEAWERRDGDKKRYQGKGVLNAVKAVNETIAPNVIGMDATDQRALDETMIELDGTPNKGKLGANAILGVSLAALYAAAQSAELPLYRYIGGTNGHILPVPNMNIMNGGAHADFATDIQEYMISPYGFDSYREALRAGVEVYHTLKGILKKDGHETGLGDEGGFAPKMKSNEDSLKYIVEAISAAGYEPGKQIGLCLDVASSEFYNKESNKYHFDGEDRDADYMLDYYQGLVERYPLVSIEDPFAEEDWAAWQKITAAMGDRLQFVGDDLLVTNPKRLQKAIDMKAANSLLVKLNQIGTVTETMDAIELATANGFTSMVSHRSGETPDTTISDLAVAKNTRQIKTGAPARGERIAKYNRLLEIEEELGSTAEYAGYSAFKACKQYTK; translated from the coding sequence GTGGCAGCAATTGAAAGCGTGTATGCACGCGAAATTCTTGATTCCCGTGGCAACCCGACTGTAGAGGTTATCCTACAGACCGAAGATGGTGCGGAAGGCCGCGGATTGGTGCCTTCGGGCGCTTCAACTGGCGAGGCTGAGGCCTGGGAGCGTCGCGATGGCGACAAGAAGCGCTATCAGGGCAAGGGTGTGCTCAATGCGGTCAAGGCCGTCAACGAGACCATCGCCCCCAATGTTATCGGTATGGATGCCACCGACCAGCGTGCTCTTGACGAGACCATGATTGAGCTCGACGGCACGCCCAACAAGGGCAAGCTGGGCGCCAACGCCATTCTCGGCGTTTCCTTGGCTGCTCTCTACGCCGCAGCCCAGTCGGCAGAGCTCCCGCTCTACCGCTACATCGGCGGCACCAACGGACACATCCTGCCCGTTCCCAACATGAACATCATGAACGGTGGCGCACACGCTGACTTCGCTACCGACATTCAGGAGTACATGATCTCTCCCTACGGCTTCGACTCCTACCGGGAGGCCCTGCGCGCTGGCGTTGAGGTCTACCACACCCTCAAGGGCATCCTGAAGAAGGACGGCCACGAGACTGGTCTAGGCGATGAGGGCGGCTTCGCTCCAAAGATGAAGTCCAACGAGGACTCCTTGAAGTACATCGTCGAGGCTATTTCTGCCGCCGGCTATGAGCCCGGCAAGCAGATTGGTCTGTGCTTGGATGTGGCTTCCTCCGAGTTCTACAACAAGGAGAGCAACAAGTACCACTTCGACGGTGAAGACCGCGATGCTGACTATATGCTCGACTACTACCAGGGCCTGGTAGAGCGCTACCCGCTCGTCTCTATCGAGGATCCCTTCGCCGAGGAAGATTGGGCTGCCTGGCAAAAGATCACCGCCGCTATGGGCGACCGCCTGCAGTTTGTGGGTGACGACCTCCTGGTCACTAACCCCAAGAGGCTGCAGAAAGCCATCGATATGAAGGCTGCCAACTCGCTCTTGGTCAAGCTCAACCAGATTGGCACTGTCACCGAGACGATGGATGCGATCGAGCTGGCCACCGCCAATGGCTTCACCTCCATGGTCTCTCACCGTTCTGGCGAGACTCCTGACACCACCATCTCCGACCTGGCTGTGGCCAAGAACACCCGCCAGATTAAGACCGGTGCTCCTGCCCGTGGCGAGCGCATTGCTAAGTACAACCGCCTGCTGGAGATTGAGGAAGAGCTGGGCTCCACCGCTGAGTACGCCGGTTATTCTGCATTCAAGGCCTGCAAGCAGTACACCAAGTAA
- a CDS encoding hypothetical protein (frameshifted, insertion/deletion at around 987822), which produces MPADQLDQVSKYIGSEAPKLNKLGGSDWAQTKAKAKKHVHEIAQDLVKLYSARQRTRGFAFSPDTPWQKELEDAFPYQETPDQLTAIDEVKRDMERPVPMDRLICGDVGFGKTEIAIRAAFKSVQDAKQVVVLVPTTLLVQQHYQTFTERYEGFPVTVGQMSRFQSAKENQETMAGLADGTIDIVIGTHKLLNPKIKFKDLGLMIIDEEQRFGVEDKETLKAIRTNVDVLSLSATPIPRTLEMAVTGIREMSTLATPPEDRLPVLTYVGAYEDAQITAAIRRELLRGGQVFFIHNRVEDIAKVSAKVHELVPEARVGVAHGKMGEKQLDAVIQDFWHRDVDVLVCTTIVETGLDIPNANTLIVDRADRFGLSQLHQLRGRVGRGRERAYAYFLYDPSKPMTQTAHDRLATIAQHTALGSGYDVAMKDLELRGTGNLLGSEQSGHIEGVGFDLYVRMVSQAVEEYKEPERKESLSVAIDLPVEASIPVDYIDSDKLRLEAYRKLASAQDEGDLQELYEELSDRYGTPPAEFETLFAVARLRAQARALGISEINGQSSRVRVGKIDMPESLQIRIGRIYKGSRYHPVTQTLLVPAPFAGSMGAKPMGSMEILAWTAQLLDDLAWKHEGSSQA; this is translated from the coding sequence GTGCCCGCCGACCAGCTGGACCAGGTGAGCAAATATATAGGCTCGGAGGCCCCTAAGCTCAACAAGTTGGGGGGCTCGGACTGGGCGCAGACCAAGGCCAAGGCCAAAAAACACGTTCACGAGATTGCCCAAGACCTGGTCAAGCTCTACTCGGCCCGTCAGCGCACGCGCGGCTTCGCCTTCAGCCCCGACACGCCCTGGCAGAAGGAGTTGGAGGATGCCTTCCCCTACCAGGAGACGCCCGACCAGCTGACAGCCATTGACGAAGTCAAGCGAGACATGGAGCGCCCGGTGCCCATGGACCGCTTAATCTGCGGCGATGTGGGCTTTGGCAAGACCGAAATCGCCATCCGCGCGGCCTTTAAGTCCGTGCAAGACGCCAAGCAGGTGGTGGTACTCGTTCCCACGACCTTGCTGGTCCAGCAGCACTATCAGACCTTTACCGAGCGCTACGAGGGCTTCCCGGTCACTGTGGGGCAGATGAGCCGCTTCCAGTCGGCCAAGGAGAACCAGGAGACCATGGCTGGCTTGGCCGATGGCACCATTGACATCGTTATTGGCACCCACAAGCTCTTGAACCCCAAAATCAAGTTCAAAGACTTGGGGCTCATGATCATTGACGAGGAACAGCGCTTCGGCGTGGAAGACAAGGAGACCCTGAAGGCCATCCGCACGAATGTGGACGTGCTCTCCCTGTCGGCCACCCCGATTCCCAGGACCTTGGAAATGGCGGTCACGGGCATCCGCGAGATGTCAACCCTGGCCACGCCGCCCGAGGACCGTCTGCCGGTCCTGACCTACGTGGGCGCCTATGAGGACGCTCAGATTACGGCTGCCATCCGCCGGGAGCTCTTGAGGGGCGGGCAGGTCTTCTTTATTCATAACCGGGTGGAGGACATTGCCAAAGTCTCTGCCAAGGTGCACGAGCTGGTACCCGAGGCGCGGGTTGGTGTGGCCCACGGCAAGATGGGGGAGAAGCAGCTCGACGCGGTCATCCAGGACTTCTGGCACCGGGACGTGGACGTGCTGGTTTGCACCACGATTGTGGAGACTGGCTTGGATATCCCCAACGCCAACACGCTGATTGTGGACCGGGCTGATCGCTTTGGTCTCTCCCAGCTCCACCAGCTGCGCGGGCGGGTGGGCCGTGGCCGCGAGCGCGCCTACGCCTACTTCCTCTACGACCCCTCGAAGCCTATGACGCAGACCGCCCACGACCGGCTGGCTACGATTGCCCAGCACACGGCCCTGGGTTCGGGCTACGACGTGGCTATGAAGGACTTGGAGTTGCGCGGCACGGGCAACCTCTTGGGCTCGGAGCAGTCTGGGCACATTGAGGGCGTGGGCTTCGACCTGTACGTGCGCATGGTCTCCCAGGCGGTGGAGGAGTACAAGGAGCCGGAGCGCAAGGAGTCGCTGTCGGTCGCCATTGACCTGCCGGTGGAAGCTTCCATTCCGGTGGACTACATTGACTCGGATAAGCTGCGGCTGGAGGCCTACCGGAAGCTGGCGTCTGCGCAAGATGAGGGCGACCTGCAGGAGCTGTACGAGGAGCTTTCCGACCGCTATGGCACGCCGCCAGCTGAGTTTGAAACCCTCTTCGCTGTAGCTCGTCTGCGCGCTCAGGCCCGGGCGCTGGGCATCAGCGAAATCAACGGTCAGTCCAGCCGGGTGCGGGTTGGCAAGATTGATATGCCTGAGTCCCTGCAAATTCGGATTGGGCGCATTTATAAGGGCTCGCGCTACCATCCAGTGACTCAGACCCTCCTGGTACCGGCTCCTTTTGCGGGGAGTATGGGTGCCAAGCCGATGGGTTCGATGGAAATTTTGGCCTGGACCGCTCAGCTCTTAGACGATTTGGCCTGGAAGCATGAAGGTAGTTCTCAAGCATAG
- the whmD gene encoding transcriptional regulator WhiB yields MSSAFDWRAKAACRDKDPELFFPVGNTGAAYQQIEEAKAVCRTCEVIDACLKCALDTNQDYGVWGGLSEDERRALKRRAMRARRSQAMQQS; encoded by the coding sequence ATGAGCAGCGCATTTGATTGGCGTGCCAAGGCAGCTTGCCGCGACAAAGATCCTGAGCTTTTCTTCCCTGTAGGTAATACGGGCGCCGCATACCAGCAGATTGAAGAAGCCAAAGCCGTATGCAGGACTTGTGAGGTGATTGACGCTTGCCTGAAGTGCGCGCTCGACACCAACCAGGATTACGGTGTCTGGGGTGGCCTGAGCGAAGACGAACGCAGAGCTTTGAAGCGCAGGGCTATGCGAGCCCGTCGCAGTCAGGCTATGCAGCAGTCCTGA
- the greA gene encoding transcription elongation factor GreA, producing the protein MAEEKTILLTQEAYNKLEDELKHRQGEYRDEITERIAAARAEGDLSENGGYQAAREEQGKNEGRINELIVKLRNAKILKAPKAGSVGNGSVVTLDLAGNEMVYVLGSRDIAVATDYDVISPESPIGAAIMGHKKGDSVSYQTPNGKEITVTIQDAKPLK; encoded by the coding sequence ATGGCAGAAGAAAAGACTATCCTGCTGACACAAGAAGCGTATAACAAGCTGGAAGACGAGCTCAAGCACCGGCAGGGGGAGTACCGTGACGAAATTACGGAACGTATCGCTGCTGCGCGTGCTGAAGGTGATTTGAGCGAGAACGGCGGCTACCAGGCTGCGCGTGAAGAGCAGGGCAAGAATGAGGGCCGGATTAACGAGCTCATTGTCAAGCTGCGCAACGCCAAGATTTTGAAGGCCCCCAAAGCAGGCAGCGTAGGCAACGGCTCTGTCGTGACGCTCGATTTAGCTGGTAATGAGATGGTTTATGTGCTGGGCTCGCGCGACATCGCCGTGGCTACTGATTACGATGTGATCAGCCCAGAGTCTCCCATCGGAGCGGCTATTATGGGCCACAAGAAGGGCGATTCTGTCTCCTACCAAACTCCAAACGGCAAGGAGATTACGGTAACGATTCAAGATGCGAAACCGTTGAAGTAA
- a CDS encoding sensor histidine kinase produces the protein MGMADFSEILASFPDFNESDREWLHLLVADWQVIADLSFADLLLLLKRADGSYVVAEQCRPSTVMSLRTEDVVGDLIPSERKRELDAAMLSQTTVRSNTMRTVGKATVCDVYAPIRHQGKTLGLVARETNMATRESNGRYESESINAGKALFDMITRGQFPYSDSVMNQRHNARVADGFIILTAGGIVRYASPNAISCFRRLGSVETMPGQYLSEIGTSLIQQNDPLPDSLPLVLTGKAAVDSELVVNRSAVSMRSLPLYGKDGRIGGIVLCRDVTELRRREKELQTKDATISEIHHRVKNNLQTVSALLRLQGRRTKSKEVRKELEEAQRRVQTIAVVHEGLSQTADEIVDFDKVIANLLKMSVDLATTGEQKISISYIGKFGMMPAQDATPLSLVLTELVNNAVEHGFEGRDEGHITISVGRGGDNLNVVVEDDGNGYHTESNAGQARPSGSGLGTQIINTFVTNDFGGTVRWEPRRDGGTRVVINLTLRVAQTSSEKSHLAALE, from the coding sequence ATGGGTATGGCTGATTTTTCCGAGATTCTCGCATCATTTCCCGATTTTAACGAGAGCGACCGTGAGTGGCTTCACTTGTTAGTGGCTGACTGGCAGGTTATTGCCGATTTGAGTTTTGCTGACCTCCTCCTCTTGCTCAAGCGCGCTGACGGTTCATATGTGGTGGCAGAGCAGTGCAGGCCCTCCACAGTGATGTCTCTGCGCACTGAGGACGTGGTGGGTGATTTGATTCCCTCAGAGCGCAAGCGCGAGCTAGATGCCGCTATGCTGTCCCAGACGACTGTGCGTTCCAACACCATGCGTACGGTGGGTAAGGCCACGGTCTGCGATGTCTACGCGCCTATCCGCCACCAGGGTAAGACCTTGGGCCTGGTGGCTCGCGAGACGAACATGGCCACCCGTGAGTCCAACGGACGTTACGAGAGTGAGAGTATCAACGCTGGCAAAGCCCTCTTCGACATGATTACGCGCGGGCAGTTCCCATACTCCGACTCAGTGATGAACCAGCGGCATAACGCTCGGGTGGCCGACGGTTTTATCATTCTGACCGCGGGCGGCATTGTGCGCTATGCTTCCCCGAACGCCATATCATGCTTCAGGCGCCTGGGATCGGTGGAGACTATGCCTGGACAATACTTGAGTGAGATTGGCACTTCGCTCATCCAGCAAAACGACCCCCTGCCTGACTCCCTGCCCCTAGTGCTGACGGGTAAGGCTGCTGTGGATTCAGAGCTGGTGGTCAACCGTTCTGCGGTCTCCATGCGCTCCCTGCCCCTGTACGGTAAGGACGGCAGAATTGGCGGCATTGTGCTCTGCCGGGATGTGACCGAGTTGAGGCGCAGGGAGAAGGAGTTGCAGACCAAGGACGCCACCATTTCCGAGATTCACCATCGGGTAAAGAATAACTTGCAGACGGTCTCCGCGCTCTTGCGCTTGCAGGGGCGTAGAACCAAGTCTAAAGAAGTGCGCAAGGAGCTGGAAGAGGCCCAGCGCAGGGTGCAAACGATTGCCGTAGTGCATGAAGGCTTGAGCCAGACAGCTGATGAGATTGTCGATTTTGATAAGGTGATAGCCAACCTGCTCAAGATGAGCGTGGACTTAGCGACGACCGGTGAGCAGAAGATCTCCATCTCCTATATTGGCAAATTCGGCATGATGCCTGCCCAGGATGCCACTCCGCTCTCCTTGGTGCTCACGGAGTTGGTCAACAACGCAGTCGAGCACGGGTTTGAGGGCCGCGATGAGGGGCATATCACCATCTCGGTGGGACGAGGCGGCGATAATTTGAATGTGGTGGTAGAAGACGATGGTAACGGCTACCACACTGAGTCCAACGCTGGCCAGGCTCGGCCCTCTGGATCGGGACTTGGTACGCAGATTATCAACACTTTTGTGACCAATGACTTCGGCGGCACTGTCCGTTGGGAACCACGCCGGGATGGGGGCACGCGGGTAGTGATTAACCTCACCCTGCGGGTGGCCCAAACGTCGAGTGAAAAGAGTCATCTCGCGGCCCTGGAGTGA
- a CDS encoding exopolyphosphatase: MTHRASVTVAGVDCGTNSIRLMVAQVDEQGLHPLRPRLMRVVRLGEGVDRNHRFSQGALERTFAAAREFAQVLGEYQVDALRFVATSASRDASNRAEFEAGIHEILGVEPQVIAGTQEAQLSFLGAVSVLEQEQGQDVPAAPYLVVDLGGGSTELVAGADGLSGPVDQVQAAYSMNIGSVRMTERHLRSDPPTAHEIEQAQADIDEHITQAFQAVPVDQVRTLIGVSGTVTTMSAIALGLDHYERQAVDGARIALEDAQAANRRVLQMSRQERAGLGAIHPGRIDVIGGGALVWSRLLERLRAAAPSLQGGYVASEHGLLDGLVLSLGRDLLAGE; the protein is encoded by the coding sequence ATGACGCACAGGGCATCGGTCACGGTCGCAGGCGTGGACTGTGGCACTAACTCTATTCGGCTCATGGTGGCCCAGGTTGACGAACAGGGTCTGCACCCCCTGCGGCCCAGGCTCATGCGCGTGGTGCGTCTGGGGGAGGGCGTGGACCGCAATCACCGGTTCAGTCAGGGGGCCCTGGAGCGTACGTTTGCGGCGGCTCGAGAGTTTGCACAAGTGTTGGGCGAATACCAGGTTGATGCCCTGCGATTCGTGGCAACCTCGGCCAGCAGAGATGCCAGCAATCGAGCTGAGTTCGAGGCTGGTATCCATGAAATTTTAGGTGTTGAGCCCCAGGTGATTGCGGGCACGCAAGAGGCACAGTTGAGTTTCCTGGGTGCTGTCAGCGTCTTGGAGCAGGAGCAGGGGCAGGACGTGCCAGCTGCTCCCTATCTGGTTGTGGACCTGGGTGGGGGCTCCACAGAGCTGGTAGCGGGTGCCGACGGCCTTTCAGGGCCCGTTGATCAGGTTCAGGCTGCCTACTCAATGAACATCGGTTCAGTGCGTATGACTGAGCGGCACTTGCGCTCCGACCCGCCGACCGCCCACGAGATTGAGCAGGCCCAGGCAGACATCGACGAACATATTACGCAAGCCTTCCAGGCAGTCCCCGTTGACCAGGTGCGCACGCTCATCGGTGTGTCGGGCACAGTGACCACGATGAGTGCGATTGCCCTGGGATTGGACCACTACGAGCGCCAGGCGGTCGATGGAGCGCGAATCGCCTTGGAGGACGCGCAGGCGGCCAATCGGCGGGTCTTGCAGATGAGCCGGCAGGAGCGCGCCGGATTGGGGGCCATCCACCCCGGGCGTATCGACGTGATTGGAGGAGGGGCCTTGGTCTGGTCTCGCCTGCTAGAGCGCCTGCGGGCGGCTGCTCCCAGTTTGCAAGGCGGGTATGTGGCCAGTGAGCACGGCCTGCTCGATGGACTCGTGTTGAGCCTAGGCAGGGACCTGCTGGCTGGCGAGTAG